The following coding sequences lie in one Chelatococcus sp. YT9 genomic window:
- a CDS encoding ABC transporter ATP-binding protein, whose product MSFSDFIYRPFETLIHPLGFPVKPLPTSGPFALLKHFASLFRTVLVAVALLMIAVEGINLATIWTISFVVDGVTASGARAFLGEEWPTLVLLGVLIFPVLPLLIFLGNALNSQAVAVCMPATIQWQGHKAVERQDLAFFQDLFAGQVAARISQVASAVQQQIVVAFYQVPLFLVQFVGSLALLGALCWPLALPVFVWIVANIFLAVVAVPHFSERSRRTARARGLIFGAMTDVYSNIQMVKLFAAEDSEAGAMRTFMTNAIETQQRERRIHLTTDTTVILLNTLLVLANFAIGFWGLAAGFVTIGQFVASIAIVQRLSANSRAFLQMGQQIFQAVGTIRDAMPVMTTPPTIIDSPDAQPLKVDAGQVEFRNVHFAYREGKTVIEDLSLTVRAGERVGLVGLSGAGKSTLVSLLLRFFELKDGTIRIDGQDIRSVTQASLRESIGVVTQDVSLLHRSVGDNIRYGRPDASPAEVRQAAMLAEADGFITSLKDGEGRTGYDAFVGDRGVKLSGGQRQRVAIARVLLKDAPILVLDEATSALDSEAEAAVQDKLALLMQGKTVIAIAHRLSTIASMDRIVVLDQGRIVEEGTPQALLERDGLYARLWKRQTGGYIADKI is encoded by the coding sequence ATGTCCTTTTCAGATTTCATCTATCGGCCCTTCGAGACGCTCATTCATCCGCTCGGGTTTCCTGTAAAGCCGCTGCCCACAAGCGGTCCATTCGCCCTCCTCAAGCACTTCGCCTCGCTGTTCCGGACCGTGCTCGTCGCCGTCGCTCTCCTCATGATCGCCGTGGAGGGCATTAATCTCGCGACCATCTGGACCATCTCCTTCGTCGTCGACGGCGTGACCGCGAGCGGCGCGAGGGCTTTCCTCGGAGAGGAATGGCCGACGCTGGTCCTCCTGGGCGTCTTGATCTTCCCCGTCCTGCCGCTGCTGATCTTTCTCGGCAACGCACTGAACTCGCAGGCTGTGGCGGTGTGCATGCCGGCCACCATCCAGTGGCAAGGCCATAAGGCTGTGGAGCGTCAGGATCTCGCCTTCTTCCAAGACCTGTTCGCGGGGCAGGTCGCGGCGCGCATTTCCCAAGTCGCTTCAGCGGTGCAGCAGCAAATTGTGGTGGCGTTCTATCAGGTCCCGCTCTTCCTGGTGCAGTTTGTCGGGTCACTGGCTCTGCTCGGGGCACTATGCTGGCCGTTGGCACTGCCAGTGTTCGTCTGGATCGTGGCCAACATCTTCCTCGCCGTTGTTGCCGTGCCCCATTTTTCCGAGCGGTCGCGCCGAACGGCCCGGGCGCGCGGCCTCATATTCGGCGCGATGACCGACGTCTACAGCAACATCCAGATGGTGAAGCTGTTCGCAGCCGAGGACAGCGAAGCGGGCGCGATGCGGACGTTCATGACGAACGCGATCGAGACCCAGCAACGCGAGAGACGGATTCATCTGACCACGGATACGACCGTGATCCTCCTCAACACCTTGCTTGTGCTCGCTAATTTTGCCATCGGCTTCTGGGGCCTGGCCGCTGGTTTCGTCACGATCGGCCAGTTCGTCGCGTCCATCGCCATTGTGCAGCGCCTGAGCGCTAATTCCCGTGCCTTCCTCCAGATGGGGCAACAGATCTTCCAGGCCGTGGGCACGATCCGTGACGCCATGCCCGTCATGACGACCCCGCCCACCATCATCGACTCGCCCGATGCCCAGCCGCTCAAGGTGGACGCAGGCCAGGTCGAATTCAGAAATGTCCATTTTGCCTACCGAGAGGGAAAAACCGTCATCGAAGATCTCTCGCTGACGGTGCGAGCCGGCGAGCGCGTCGGCTTGGTCGGCCTCTCGGGAGCTGGCAAGTCGACGCTGGTCAGCCTGTTGTTGCGTTTCTTTGAACTCAAGGACGGCACCATCCGGATAGACGGGCAGGACATCCGCTCCGTTACACAGGCAAGTCTGAGAGAGAGCATCGGCGTGGTGACCCAGGACGTTTCATTATTGCATCGCTCCGTAGGTGATAATATTCGCTACGGCCGCCCGGATGCGTCCCCGGCAGAGGTCAGGCAGGCTGCCATGCTCGCCGAAGCCGACGGATTCATCACATCCTTGAAGGACGGCGAGGGTCGCACCGGCTACGACGCCTTTGTGGGAGACAGAGGCGTCAAGCTTTCGGGCGGTCAGCGCCAACGGGTAGCGATTGCCCGCGTGCTGCTCAAGGATGCGCCCATCCTCGTTCTGGACGAGGCGACTTCGGCGCTCGACAGTGAAGCCGAGGCGGCAGTTCAGGACAAGCTCGCCCTCCTCATGCAAGGCAAGACGGTGATCGCCATAGCCCACCGTCTGTCGACGATTGCCAGCATGGATCGCATCGTTGTCCTCGACCAGGGTCGCATCGTCGAGGAAGGCACACCGCAGGCCCTGCTTGAGCGCGACGGCCTTTACGCCCGTCTCTGGAAACGACAGACCGGCGGTTATATCGCCGATAAGATCTAG
- a CDS encoding alpha/beta hydrolase — protein MPNSFVRHRTVAVGRHRIFVREAGPAGGPVLLLPHGYPCSSFQFRQLMPALADHWRTIAFDWPGFGYSSTPDPSEFGYDFDAYTDVLSEVADHLSLDHYALWLHDYGSQIGLRHAIARPDRIAALIIQNGDIYEDVLGPKYATIKAWWENKNDETHRPLGEAVSEEGFRAEFIGEVSEAVAARVPPDLWKLHWPLMDTPVRRQVAVGLMEKLEGNLAWFPRYQAYLREHHPPTLIVWGPQDGYMPEESARAYLRDIPHAELHLLPDAGHWLLETHFDQALPLVRSFLSRTLR, from the coding sequence ATGCCCAACAGCTTCGTGCGACATCGAACTGTGGCAGTCGGGAGGCATCGGATCTTTGTCCGCGAGGCCGGCCCGGCGGGCGGACCCGTGCTGCTTCTCCCTCATGGGTATCCGTGCTCATCCTTCCAGTTCCGCCAACTCATGCCCGCGCTGGCCGACCATTGGCGCACTATTGCGTTCGACTGGCCGGGCTTCGGCTACAGCAGTACGCCCGACCCCTCGGAATTCGGCTATGACTTCGATGCGTATACGGACGTGCTGAGCGAGGTCGCGGATCATTTGAGCCTCGACCATTACGCGCTGTGGCTGCATGACTACGGCTCGCAGATCGGTCTTCGCCACGCCATCGCCCGTCCGGATCGGATCGCCGCGCTCATTATCCAGAACGGTGATATTTACGAGGATGTGCTAGGCCCCAAATACGCAACCATCAAAGCGTGGTGGGAGAACAAGAACGACGAGACGCACCGGCCGCTTGGGGAGGCGGTGAGCGAAGAAGGCTTCCGGGCGGAGTTCATCGGTGAAGTGTCCGAGGCGGTGGCTGCGCGGGTGCCGCCGGACCTCTGGAAACTGCATTGGCCGCTGATGGATACGCCCGTGCGCCGCCAGGTTGCGGTCGGATTGATGGAGAAGCTGGAGGGCAATCTTGCTTGGTTTCCCCGCTATCAGGCTTATCTTCGTGAGCACCATCCCCCGACGTTGATCGTATGGGGTCCGCAGGACGGCTACATGCCCGAAGAATCCGCGCGAGCGTATCTCCGCGATATCCCGCACGCCGAACTTCATCTTTTGCCGGATGCAGGACACTGGCTGCTTGAGACCCATTTCGATCAAGCGCTGCCGCTCGTGCGCAGCTTCCTCTCGCGTACCCTTCGCTGA
- a CDS encoding ANTAR domain-containing response regulator, which yields MNSASALKILVIDDNRVRVSIIEAGLRDAGYDQVTLVNDVAGIARRIQELEPDVIIIDLENPNRDMLEDMFQLSRAVKRPIAMFVDRSDSASIEAAVDAGVSAYVVDGLRKERVKPILDMAISRFNAFSRMERELEEARSELENRKLIERAKGILMKSRGLSEDGAYALLRKTAMNQNRKIAEIAQSLITAAGLLGPGGEE from the coding sequence ATGAATTCCGCCTCGGCCCTCAAGATCCTCGTGATCGACGACAACCGCGTCCGCGTCTCCATCATTGAGGCGGGCTTGCGCGATGCTGGCTATGATCAGGTGACCCTCGTCAACGACGTGGCGGGCATTGCGCGGCGTATCCAAGAGCTCGAGCCGGATGTCATCATCATAGATTTGGAAAATCCCAACCGCGATATGCTGGAGGACATGTTTCAACTTTCGCGCGCGGTGAAGCGCCCAATCGCGATGTTCGTGGATCGGTCGGACAGTGCCTCCATCGAAGCGGCGGTCGATGCGGGAGTATCGGCTTACGTTGTTGATGGACTGCGGAAGGAGCGGGTGAAGCCCATCCTCGATATGGCGATCAGCCGCTTCAATGCGTTTTCGCGTATGGAGCGGGAGCTGGAAGAAGCACGCAGCGAACTCGAAAACCGCAAGTTGATCGAAAGGGCCAAAGGCATCCTGATGAAGTCGCGCGGCCTGTCGGAAGACGGAGCCTATGCGTTGTTGCGGAAGACTGCGATGAACCAGAACCGGAAGATCGCCGAGATCGCCCAAAGCCTGATCACGGCAGCCGGACTTCTCGGCCCAGGAGGCGAGGAATGA
- a CDS encoding CmpA/NrtA family ABC transporter substrate-binding protein codes for MSVVERVTAGFLPLLDSAVLVTAREKGFAASEGIELVLIRENSWASIRDRLAVGHFDVAHVLAPMPIAFNLGLAPLAARTVVPMALGLGGNAITVSLDLWRSMRERGASESFEPASTGAALHDVIEDRARGDGERLRFAVVHPHSGHNYELRYWLAACGINPDTDVNIVIVPPPLMADALTSGRIDGYCVGEPWNTAAIAKGGGRIATIKAAIWKSSPEKVLGVSAAWAELHPQTLSALLRAVYRAAQWCADTANREELSALLAQPAYIGAPAEWLLPALSGRIATGDGSVISAPDFFLTYAKAATFPWKSHALWFYSQMVRWGQVNPSRANDAIAHETYRPDLYRAALKSLGAALPTANSKVEGALTRETPVGSAGASLILGPDGFFDGRVFDPDKLADYLVAQTAAR; via the coding sequence ATGAGCGTCGTTGAACGCGTGACAGCAGGGTTCCTCCCGCTCCTCGACAGCGCGGTGCTCGTGACTGCTCGGGAAAAGGGCTTCGCCGCAAGTGAGGGCATCGAGCTTGTTCTGATCCGTGAGAATTCGTGGGCGAGTATCCGGGACCGGCTCGCAGTGGGTCACTTCGATGTCGCCCATGTCCTGGCGCCGATGCCGATTGCCTTCAACCTCGGACTTGCGCCGCTTGCCGCGCGCACCGTGGTTCCCATGGCTCTGGGCCTCGGCGGAAATGCGATCACGGTCTCCCTCGATCTGTGGCGATCCATGCGCGAGCGTGGAGCTTCCGAAAGCTTCGAACCGGCCTCTACCGGCGCAGCGTTGCATGACGTCATCGAAGACAGAGCACGAGGAGATGGCGAGCGTCTTCGCTTTGCAGTCGTTCATCCCCATTCGGGGCACAATTACGAACTGCGCTACTGGCTTGCCGCCTGCGGGATAAATCCCGATACGGATGTCAATATCGTCATCGTTCCTCCGCCGCTGATGGCCGACGCGCTGACGTCGGGCCGCATTGACGGCTATTGCGTCGGCGAGCCCTGGAACACCGCTGCGATCGCCAAGGGCGGCGGCCGTATCGCGACAATCAAGGCTGCAATCTGGAAATCAAGCCCTGAAAAGGTTCTTGGCGTATCAGCTGCTTGGGCCGAACTCCATCCGCAGACACTTTCCGCGCTGCTGCGTGCAGTCTATCGCGCCGCGCAATGGTGCGCGGACACGGCCAATCGCGAGGAGCTGAGCGCTCTTCTCGCGCAACCGGCCTATATTGGAGCGCCTGCCGAATGGCTACTGCCCGCACTCTCGGGCCGGATCGCTACCGGAGACGGGAGCGTGATCTCGGCTCCCGATTTCTTCCTCACTTACGCGAAGGCGGCAACATTCCCCTGGAAGAGCCACGCGCTCTGGTTCTACAGCCAGATGGTACGGTGGGGGCAGGTCAACCCAAGCCGGGCAAATGACGCGATAGCCCACGAGACCTATCGGCCGGATCTGTACCGGGCCGCCCTGAAATCCCTCGGCGCTGCATTGCCCACCGCTAATTCAAAGGTCGAGGGCGCGTTGACGAGGGAGACGCCGGTGGGCTCCGCTGGCGCCAGTCTCATTCTCGGCCCGGATGGCTTTTTTGATGGCAGGGTTTTCGACCCGGACAAACTTGCCGATTACCTCGTTGCGCAAACGGCGGCTAGATGA
- a CDS encoding nitrate/nitrite transporter yields MTETAGAHPDPFAGKALSVSTIAFTVCFAVWTIFSIIGVRIKQDLGLSDTEFGLLIGMPVLTGSLVRILLGIWTDRYGGRLVYTATMLAAALATFLLAFATTYASMLAAALGVGLAGGSFAVGVAYVSRFYPAAKQGTALGIFGVGNVGAAVTKFAAPFVLIAWGWQSVALIWATALAAMAIIFWFSTEDDPVIRKRRTTGAGPARSFAAEFAPLADIRVWRFSLYYFFAFGGFVALSLWLPRYLIGVYGFDLATAGMVGAAYSIPASVFRAYGGVLSDRIGARSVLYWTFGVSAIAAAVLSLPAADYSVRGIEGPITFHFEIGPITFIAVASILGFFMSLGKAAVYKHIPVYYPGNVGAVGGLVGMIGGLGGFILPIAFGALNDLTGIWSSCFMLLLIIVAACFGWMHVAIRRMERAADGTVVLAAAAE; encoded by the coding sequence ATGACCGAAACCGCAGGAGCCCACCCCGATCCCTTCGCCGGCAAAGCTCTTTCAGTGTCGACCATCGCCTTCACCGTATGCTTCGCCGTCTGGACGATCTTCTCGATCATCGGGGTGCGGATCAAACAGGATCTTGGTCTTAGCGACACCGAGTTCGGTCTCCTTATCGGCATGCCCGTCCTCACCGGCTCGCTTGTACGCATCCTGCTCGGCATCTGGACAGACCGTTATGGCGGACGTCTGGTTTACACAGCCACAATGCTCGCGGCTGCTTTAGCCACCTTCCTCCTGGCCTTCGCAACCACATATGCATCAATGCTCGCCGCCGCGCTTGGCGTCGGTCTCGCGGGCGGCTCCTTTGCTGTCGGCGTCGCCTATGTCTCTCGCTTCTATCCGGCCGCGAAGCAAGGAACGGCACTCGGGATCTTCGGCGTCGGCAACGTCGGGGCGGCGGTCACCAAATTTGCCGCACCCTTCGTGCTGATCGCCTGGGGCTGGCAGAGCGTCGCGCTCATCTGGGCCACAGCGCTGGCAGCGATGGCCATCATCTTCTGGTTTTCGACCGAAGATGATCCGGTGATCCGCAAGCGCCGCACCACAGGCGCCGGCCCGGCGCGTTCATTCGCGGCCGAATTCGCACCCCTGGCCGACATTCGTGTGTGGCGCTTCTCGCTCTATTATTTCTTCGCATTCGGCGGCTTCGTTGCTCTATCGCTTTGGCTGCCGCGCTATCTCATCGGCGTCTATGGTTTCGATCTCGCCACCGCCGGCATGGTAGGCGCCGCATATTCCATCCCCGCGTCTGTTTTTCGCGCCTATGGAGGTGTGCTCTCTGACCGGATCGGCGCCCGCAGCGTGCTTTACTGGACCTTTGGCGTCAGCGCCATTGCCGCCGCTGTTCTTTCTTTACCTGCTGCTGACTATAGCGTCCGAGGTATAGAGGGGCCGATTACATTTCATTTCGAGATTGGACCAATAACCTTCATCGCTGTGGCTTCCATTCTCGGCTTCTTCATGAGCCTCGGCAAGGCCGCCGTCTACAAGCATATTCCCGTCTATTATCCCGGCAATGTTGGCGCCGTCGGTGGCCTGGTCGGCATGATCGGCGGCCTGGGCGGCTTCATCCTGCCCATCGCCTTCGGCGCTCTCAACGACCTGACTGGCATCTGGTCGAGCTGCTTCATGCTTCTCTTGATCATCGTGGCCGCGTGCTTCGGCTGGATGCATGTCGCCATACGGCGGATGGAGCGTGCGGCAGACGGCACGGTGGTGCTTGCGGCAGCTGCCGAATGA
- the nirB gene encoding nitrite reductase large subunit NirB — protein MAEKLVIIGNGMAPGRMLEHLLEAAPARYQITIFNAEPRVNYDRIMLSPVLSGEKAYDEIVIHGDGWYIKHGITLYKGHRVVAIDRAKKTITSDRGVTESYDKLVVATGSMPFIIPVPGKDLPGVLSYRDLDDVNAMLLAAQSRDKAVVIGGGLLGLEAAAGLRERGMDVTVLHVMPTLMERQLDPAAGYLLQKAVEQRGITVRTKANTRAIIGNSKVEGVELDTGEIIPATLVVMAVGIRPNVDLAREAGLTVNRGIVTDDRMQTSDPDILAIGECAEVGGHVYGLVAPLYEMAKVAAEKLAGGEGKRFVHTDTPTKLKVTGIDLYSIGDFADGDDREEIILRDASAGIYKRVILQDNKIIGTVLFGETGDGAWFNDLKKKGSDISEIRDTLIFGQAFQGGASPDPLVAVAALADDAEICGCNGVCKGTITNTITAKGLTSLDDVRAHTKASASCGSCTGLVEKLMTLTLGDTYNPAAVQAMCPCTEFGHDEIRRLIKAKELKTIPAVMQELNWKTSCGCAKCRPALNYYLVCDWPDEYADDYQSRFINERVHANIQKDGTYSVVPRMWGGITSASELRAIADVVDKFAIPTVKVTGGQRIDMLGIKKEDLPAVWADLGKAGFVSGHAYAKGLRTVKTCVGTDWCRFGTQDSTGLGIRIERFMWGSWTPAKVKMAVSGCPRNCAESTCKDIGVICVDSGYEIHFAGAAGLEIKGTEVLGLVKSEDEALEVVVALTQMYREQARYLERIYKWAKRVGVAEIKRQVLDDASRRRQFYDRFVFSQKFAQVDPWSERVSGKDKHEFQPMATLSYQQAAE, from the coding sequence ATGGCTGAGAAACTCGTCATCATCGGCAATGGCATGGCTCCGGGAAGAATGCTCGAGCATCTTCTTGAAGCCGCCCCCGCCCGTTATCAGATCACGATCTTCAACGCCGAGCCGCGCGTGAATTACGACCGGATTATGCTGTCACCGGTCCTTTCAGGCGAGAAGGCGTATGACGAAATCGTCATTCACGGCGACGGCTGGTACATCAAGCACGGCATCACCCTCTACAAGGGGCACCGGGTCGTTGCGATCGACCGGGCAAAAAAGACGATCACCTCGGACCGTGGGGTGACCGAAAGCTACGACAAGCTGGTCGTCGCGACCGGTTCCATGCCGTTCATCATACCCGTCCCCGGCAAAGACCTGCCGGGCGTGCTCTCCTACCGAGATCTCGACGACGTGAACGCCATGCTTCTTGCCGCGCAATCCCGCGACAAGGCTGTGGTGATTGGCGGCGGACTGCTCGGTCTTGAAGCAGCCGCGGGCCTGAGAGAACGCGGTATGGACGTCACGGTGCTCCATGTCATGCCAACGCTGATGGAACGCCAGCTCGATCCCGCGGCCGGCTATCTGCTGCAGAAAGCCGTCGAGCAGCGCGGCATCACGGTTCGCACAAAGGCCAACACCCGGGCAATCATCGGCAACAGCAAAGTCGAGGGCGTTGAGCTCGACACCGGCGAGATCATCCCCGCGACACTGGTGGTCATGGCCGTTGGCATTCGGCCGAATGTGGACCTTGCCAGGGAGGCCGGCCTCACGGTCAACCGCGGCATCGTCACCGACGATCGCATGCAGACATCAGATCCCGACATCCTGGCCATCGGCGAATGCGCGGAAGTCGGAGGCCATGTCTACGGCCTCGTCGCGCCGCTTTACGAGATGGCCAAGGTCGCGGCCGAAAAGCTGGCCGGCGGGGAAGGCAAACGGTTCGTCCACACCGACACGCCGACCAAGCTCAAGGTCACTGGCATTGATCTCTATTCGATCGGCGACTTCGCTGATGGCGATGATCGCGAGGAGATCATCCTGCGCGACGCGTCGGCCGGCATCTACAAGCGCGTCATCCTGCAGGACAACAAGATTATCGGCACCGTGCTGTTCGGTGAAACGGGCGATGGTGCCTGGTTCAACGACCTGAAGAAGAAGGGCTCCGACATCTCGGAGATTCGCGACACCCTGATCTTCGGACAGGCATTCCAGGGAGGCGCTTCCCCGGACCCTTTGGTGGCCGTTGCAGCTTTGGCGGATGACGCGGAAATCTGCGGCTGCAACGGCGTCTGCAAGGGCACGATCACCAATACGATTACGGCAAAGGGTTTGACCTCGCTGGACGACGTGCGGGCTCACACCAAGGCATCAGCCTCCTGCGGCTCCTGTACCGGACTGGTCGAGAAGCTGATGACGTTGACGCTCGGCGACACCTACAATCCAGCAGCGGTGCAGGCGATGTGCCCGTGCACCGAATTCGGCCACGACGAGATCCGCCGGCTGATCAAGGCAAAGGAACTGAAGACTATCCCTGCAGTCATGCAGGAATTGAACTGGAAGACCTCCTGCGGCTGTGCGAAATGCCGGCCGGCCCTGAACTATTACCTGGTCTGTGACTGGCCGGATGAATATGCCGATGACTACCAGTCGCGCTTCATCAACGAGCGTGTCCACGCCAATATCCAGAAGGATGGCACCTATTCCGTGGTCCCGCGGATGTGGGGCGGAATCACCTCGGCCAGCGAATTGCGGGCCATTGCCGATGTCGTCGACAAGTTCGCGATCCCGACAGTCAAGGTCACCGGCGGCCAGCGCATCGATATGCTCGGCATCAAAAAGGAAGATCTGCCGGCGGTATGGGCGGATCTCGGCAAGGCTGGATTCGTTTCCGGGCACGCCTATGCCAAGGGCCTGCGCACCGTGAAGACGTGCGTCGGAACTGACTGGTGTCGCTTTGGCACGCAGGATTCCACCGGCCTCGGTATCCGAATTGAGCGATTCATGTGGGGTTCATGGACGCCGGCCAAGGTGAAAATGGCGGTATCGGGTTGTCCTCGCAATTGCGCGGAATCGACGTGCAAGGATATTGGCGTCATCTGCGTGGACTCCGGCTACGAGATCCATTTCGCCGGCGCTGCCGGTCTCGAAATCAAGGGCACGGAGGTGCTCGGCCTCGTGAAGAGCGAGGACGAAGCACTGGAGGTCGTCGTCGCGCTGACCCAGATGTACCGCGAGCAGGCGCGCTACCTCGAGCGTATCTACAAATGGGCGAAGCGCGTCGGCGTTGCCGAGATCAAGCGGCAGGTCCTCGACGATGCGAGCCGCCGCCGCCAATTCTACGACCGCTTCGTGTTTTCCCAAAAATTCGCGCAGGTCGATCCGTGGTCGGAACGTGTATCCGGCAAGGACAAGCATGAATTCCAGCCCATGGCGACGCTTTCCTACCAGCAGGCCGCAGAGTGA
- the nirD gene encoding nitrite reductase small subunit NirD, with product MNWFEIGSIDDIPLRGARCVTTPQGRIAVVRTADDRIFAIDDHCPHRRGPLSEGIVHGTSITCPLHNWVFSLETGKAQGADEGAVRTLPVQVAEGRILLGLDLALIAAE from the coding sequence ATGAACTGGTTCGAAATCGGATCGATCGACGACATTCCCCTGCGTGGCGCACGCTGCGTAACCACCCCCCAAGGCCGCATCGCCGTCGTCCGGACGGCCGATGACAGGATCTTCGCCATCGACGACCACTGCCCGCACCGCCGCGGTCCGCTGAGCGAAGGGATCGTTCACGGCACATCCATCACCTGTCCGCTGCACAACTGGGTGTTCTCACTCGAAACCGGCAAGGCGCAAGGCGCCGATGAGGGCGCTGTCAGGACGCTACCCGTTCAAGTAGCCGAAGGTCGCATCCTGCTTGGCCTCGACCTCGCGCTGATCGCGGCGGAGTGA